Proteins found in one Candidatus Nitrosopelagicus brevis genomic segment:
- the panB gene encoding 3-methyl-2-oxobutanoate hydroxymethyltransferase, with protein MPNTVNDIIQMKSREKITVLTGYDSTMATLCDKVDVILVGDSAGMVMLGYDDTRDVTMDDMIRFTTAVKNAKTDSLIVADLPINSYENEDSAITNSKRLVQAGAHAVKLEGGKEIEKIIKAVVDSGIPVMGHLGLLPQTAEKYSVQAKKSSDAVNLLEDARILEKAGVFSIVFEMVTRDVAKIITESVKVPTIGIGSGKNCDGQVLVVHDMLGMFEKIKPKFAKRYLNLSEDIRNAINSYVKDVKEEKFPEEEHTFSMEKEELEKLEKEIG; from the coding sequence ATGCCTAACACAGTTAATGATATTATTCAGATGAAATCTAGAGAAAAAATTACTGTCTTAACAGGATATGATTCAACTATGGCAACATTATGTGATAAGGTTGATGTAATTCTGGTCGGAGACAGTGCTGGAATGGTAATGCTAGGTTATGATGATACTCGAGATGTGACAATGGATGATATGATACGTTTCACAACAGCTGTAAAAAATGCAAAAACTGATTCATTAATTGTTGCAGATCTTCCAATTAATTCCTATGAAAACGAGGATTCTGCTATTACTAATTCAAAAAGACTTGTACAAGCAGGTGCACATGCAGTAAAACTTGAAGGTGGAAAAGAGATTGAAAAAATTATCAAGGCTGTAGTTGATTCAGGAATTCCAGTTATGGGACATTTAGGATTACTACCACAGACTGCAGAAAAATATTCTGTTCAAGCAAAGAAGAGTAGTGATGCAGTAAATTTGTTAGAAGATGCTAGAATTTTAGAAAAAGCAGGAGTGTTCAGTATTGTTTTTGAGATGGTTACCAGAGATGTTGCAAAAATTATTACAGAAAGTGTGAAAGTCCCAACAATTGGTATTGGTTCAGGCAAAAATTGCGATGGCCAAGTATTGGTTGTTCATGATATGTTAGGAATGTTTGAAAAAATAAAGCCAAAATTTGCAAAAAGATATCTAAATTTATCAGAGGATATTAGAAATGCAATAAACTCATACGTAAAAGATGTAAAAGAAGAGAAATTTCCTGAAGAAGAACATACGTTTTCTATGGAAAAAGAAGAGTTAGAAAAGTTGGAGAAAGAGATTGGTTAA
- a CDS encoding M24 family metallopeptidase, with translation MKVRRKRLLKHCKEITGCDMIVALEPENLFYMTGFWGEAIGILEKNGKTTIIAPELEVGRAKEEGVDCEVIQSDRGMSSLLTLKKFLKGKVCTDCQNYPVMQSLKKSFPKIKSSIEPFNKSREVKDDAEIKILKKASKIIDEMFGICQKKIKAGQKESELQAILMSYAVENEMFDTGYRSTLNPLIIAGGPNGALPHAQVTNRKFKKNELIVVDLTLRYKGYVSDATRTFAIGKISNEEKNVYEIVKESQKAGLKAVKPKIDCKKVDNACREIIDESGYGKYFIHSTGHGIGLDVHELPTIGPRSSTKLEKNMAITVEPGIYIPKKFGVRIEDSLVVTQKNPILLHKFTKELLTL, from the coding sequence GTGAAAGTTAGAAGAAAACGACTTTTGAAACACTGTAAAGAAATTACAGGTTGTGATATGATAGTTGCATTAGAACCTGAAAATCTATTTTACATGACCGGATTTTGGGGAGAGGCAATTGGAATTTTAGAAAAGAACGGAAAGACCACAATTATTGCACCAGAATTAGAAGTTGGACGAGCTAAAGAAGAAGGAGTTGATTGTGAAGTGATTCAATCTGATCGTGGTATGAGTTCTTTGTTAACATTAAAGAAATTTCTAAAAGGAAAGGTCTGTACAGATTGCCAGAATTATCCTGTAATGCAATCACTGAAAAAATCATTTCCAAAAATAAAAAGTTCAATTGAGCCATTCAATAAATCAAGAGAAGTAAAAGATGATGCTGAAATTAAAATTCTAAAAAAAGCATCTAAGATAATCGATGAAATGTTTGGGATTTGTCAGAAGAAGATTAAAGCTGGACAGAAGGAATCAGAGCTTCAAGCAATTTTAATGTCGTATGCAGTTGAAAATGAAATGTTTGATACTGGTTATCGCTCTACATTAAATCCTTTAATTATTGCAGGTGGACCAAATGGTGCATTACCACATGCACAAGTAACTAATAGAAAATTTAAAAAAAATGAATTGATTGTTGTTGATTTAACATTACGCTACAAAGGATATGTTTCAGATGCAACAAGAACATTTGCAATAGGAAAAATATCTAATGAAGAAAAAAATGTTTATGAGATTGTTAAAGAGTCACAAAAAGCGGGACTGAAAGCGGTAAAACCAAAAATTGATTGTAAAAAAGTTGATAATGCATGTAGAGAAATTATTGATGAATCAGGTTATGGAAAATATTTCATTCATTCAACAGGACATGGAATAGGATTGGATGTACATGAATTACCAACAATTGGACCACGTAGTTCTACAAAGTTAGAGAAGAACATGGCAATTACTGTTGAACCAGGCATTTACATTCCAAAAAAGTTTGGTGTACGAATTGAAGATTCATTAGTTGTGACACAAAAAAATCCAATCTTACTACACAAATTTACAAAAGAACTTCTAACACTTTAG
- a CDS encoding phosphate signaling complex PhoU family protein, with translation MTTFTRRLQKIGSSILVSLPKEWIDANNLDKTNQVEIETNQNNLSIRTQLSKRPSKEIEISYPLPKGESIVPTITGAYLLGYDIIKIVSKSPISIADRESVRGSMRRLVGMEIIDEDATNISVQFLLDETSVNPQNILKRMSSIALGMFTDVVSSLESGDKTNLETISNRDAEINRQYFLLVRLIRSTIMDTRLAGIFNLENIDILDYRIAANTLEIAGDTVVELAESLIKSNLSKTELKKLHGFTKDMPEIQSKSIDSFISNDRSLAINAITLQRNNSAKISKIRSSLENKKQISLALFDLIYMFEKILQSWSDITDLVKPSYK, from the coding sequence TTGACCACGTTCACACGACGCCTACAAAAGATTGGAAGTAGCATTTTGGTATCATTGCCCAAAGAATGGATTGATGCAAATAATTTGGATAAAACTAATCAAGTTGAGATTGAAACAAATCAAAACAATCTTTCTATCAGGACCCAACTAAGTAAAAGACCTTCTAAAGAAATTGAAATTTCATATCCTTTACCAAAAGGAGAAAGTATTGTTCCAACAATTACCGGCGCATATCTTTTAGGTTATGATATCATTAAAATTGTCAGTAAATCCCCTATCTCAATTGCTGATAGAGAAAGTGTACGTGGTTCTATGAGAAGATTGGTGGGAATGGAAATTATTGATGAAGATGCAACAAACATTTCTGTTCAATTTTTACTTGATGAAACATCTGTAAACCCACAAAATATCTTAAAACGAATGAGTTCAATTGCACTTGGAATGTTTACTGATGTTGTATCCTCTTTGGAAAGTGGCGATAAAACAAATCTTGAAACTATCTCAAATCGTGATGCAGAAATAAACAGACAATATTTTCTTCTTGTTAGATTAATTCGTAGTACCATTATGGATACTAGATTAGCAGGTATTTTTAATCTTGAAAATATTGATATTCTTGATTATAGAATTGCTGCAAATACACTTGAAATAGCTGGTGATACTGTTGTTGAGCTAGCTGAATCTTTAATTAAATCAAATCTCTCTAAAACTGAATTAAAAAAATTACATGGATTCACAAAAGACATGCCTGAAATACAATCCAAATCAATTGATTCTTTTATTTCTAATGATAGATCCCTTGCAATTAATGCAATTACACTACAAAGAAACAATTCTGCAAAAATTTCTAAAATTCGCTCTTCTTTAGAAAATAAAAAACAAATTTCACTTGCATTGTTTGATCTTATCTATATGTTTGAAAAGATTTTACAATCTTGGTCTGATATTACTGATTTGGTTAAACCAAGTTACAAATAA
- a CDS encoding class I SAM-dependent methyltransferase, which yields MKKESKGTKYKQRTISVWNEVAPFYHKRWAKNEVGPFGVTKKLLELSKIKKSDTVLDLACGTGLVTKKLIRKVGSKGQIYAIDSSESALKIAKKWTGDAKNLHFIRADAEKVQFETKFDAITCQYALFFFPNEQKVLKNMKKLLKKDGTITLAVHGKYNVPYFDCILESVKKFIPDYLPKYPEMDRFGTKETFADAIKKAGFKKIVVKKFVFKYSPGTFSDYWNNYKKHLSKPLREKFDSLTKFQKANLREMIKDKTLEYTKKNGKIAFPWEVLVLTAKN from the coding sequence TTGAAAAAAGAATCTAAAGGTACAAAATACAAACAACGTACCATTTCAGTTTGGAATGAGGTTGCACCGTTTTATCATAAACGATGGGCAAAAAATGAAGTCGGGCCATTTGGTGTAACAAAAAAATTATTAGAACTATCAAAAATTAAAAAAAGTGATACAGTTTTAGATCTTGCATGTGGTACAGGACTTGTTACAAAAAAACTGATTAGAAAAGTTGGAAGTAAAGGTCAGATTTATGCAATAGATTCATCAGAATCTGCACTTAAAATAGCAAAAAAATGGACAGGGGATGCTAAAAATTTACATTTCATCAGAGCAGATGCAGAGAAAGTTCAATTTGAGACAAAATTTGATGCAATAACATGTCAGTATGCATTGTTTTTTTTCCCTAACGAGCAAAAAGTTCTGAAAAATATGAAAAAATTATTGAAAAAAGACGGTACAATCACACTTGCAGTTCATGGGAAATATAATGTTCCATACTTTGATTGTATTTTAGAATCAGTAAAGAAATTCATCCCAGATTACTTACCAAAATATCCAGAGATGGATAGATTTGGTACAAAAGAAACATTTGCAGATGCAATCAAAAAAGCAGGATTTAAGAAAATTGTTGTGAAGAAGTTTGTTTTCAAATATAGTCCAGGCACATTTTCAGACTATTGGAATAATTACAAAAAACATCTGTCAAAACCTCTAAGAGAAAAGTTCGATTCCTTAACAAAATTTCAAAAAGCCAATCTTAGAGAAATGATCAAAGACAAAACGCTCGAGTATACCAAAAAAAATGGAAAAATTGCATTCCCATGGGAAGTACTAGTTCTAACAGCCAAAAATTAG
- a CDS encoding pantoate kinase, whose product MATAFCPAHITGFFKAELDKEDSKQLGSLGAGFSIQKGVKTTVSVREKTKHDISNFSIKVNGFESGDMRVSELVLSKFPIDKKFIDVTHEIDVPVGYGFGCSAAVALSLSIALNDALGCKLSKIQVAQIAHDVEIDCKTGLGDVLASYHGGFEIRVKPGAPGIGEVKKMNSMDKHDVIIICFNPISTKKFLKEKISSINGLGGKMVKKLIESNDTEEFQDMSVKFAKYVNVITPKMNQVINLLHKNGIKCGVALFGETIFSLVTKDEKNKVKEILKQFDDGLIITSKIDNSGARLQ is encoded by the coding sequence ATGGCGACAGCATTTTGTCCTGCACACATTACAGGTTTTTTCAAGGCAGAATTAGACAAAGAGGATTCCAAGCAGTTAGGTTCTCTTGGGGCAGGATTTTCTATACAAAAAGGCGTCAAAACTACAGTTTCAGTTAGAGAGAAAACAAAACATGACATTTCAAATTTCTCAATCAAAGTGAATGGTTTTGAATCAGGAGATATGCGTGTATCAGAATTAGTACTTAGTAAATTTCCTATAGATAAAAAATTCATTGATGTAACACATGAAATTGATGTTCCCGTAGGATATGGGTTTGGATGTAGTGCGGCAGTTGCGTTATCATTATCTATTGCATTAAATGATGCGTTAGGATGTAAACTATCTAAAATTCAAGTGGCACAAATTGCACACGATGTTGAAATAGATTGTAAAACAGGATTAGGAGATGTTTTGGCATCATATCATGGAGGATTTGAAATTAGAGTGAAACCTGGTGCACCAGGTATTGGTGAAGTAAAGAAAATGAATTCGATGGACAAGCATGATGTTATAATAATTTGTTTTAATCCAATTTCAACAAAAAAATTTCTTAAAGAAAAAATTTCATCAATTAACGGTTTAGGAGGAAAGATGGTGAAAAAACTAATTGAAAGTAATGACACTGAAGAATTTCAGGATATGTCAGTAAAATTTGCAAAATATGTTAACGTTATAACGCCAAAAATGAATCAGGTAATCAATCTTTTACATAAAAATGGAATAAAATGTGGTGTTGCGTTATTTGGTGAAACAATTTTTTCATTAGTAACAAAAGATGAAAAAAATAAAGTAAAAGAAATTCTCAAACAATTTGATGATGGATTAATAATTACATCAAAAATTGACAATTCTGGTGCCAGATTACAATAA
- a CDS encoding phosphopantothenate/pantothenate synthetase gives MNIPKSHPRYLSLQTREKLVNGFVNNLVAKEGLLAHGRGEAFDYLIGEKTTKSAKNAIKAAAYMLNQAQNSVISVNGNFAALCPKEIIQLAKTTNSKIEVNLFYSSEKRKKAISKILKKSGAKQVLGMDKKQSAKLKGIDSARRIVDKNGIFSADVVLVPLEDGDRTIALKKAKKKVITFDLNPLSRTAQTADVTIVDNVTRSMKLLVSESKKSGRKVTFDNKKNLKSSILEIRKNLERRAKNA, from the coding sequence ATGAATATTCCAAAGTCTCATCCTCGATATCTATCTCTTCAAACTAGAGAAAAATTGGTTAATGGTTTTGTTAATAATTTAGTAGCAAAAGAAGGATTGTTAGCTCATGGGAGAGGTGAAGCATTTGATTATCTTATTGGTGAAAAAACTACAAAATCTGCAAAAAATGCCATCAAGGCTGCAGCATACATGTTGAATCAGGCACAGAATTCTGTAATTTCTGTTAATGGTAATTTTGCTGCACTTTGTCCAAAAGAAATTATACAATTAGCAAAAACAACAAACTCAAAGATAGAAGTAAATTTGTTTTATTCAAGTGAAAAACGAAAAAAAGCAATTTCAAAAATTTTGAAAAAATCAGGTGCAAAACAGGTTTTAGGAATGGACAAAAAACAATCTGCCAAACTAAAAGGAATAGACAGTGCTAGAAGAATTGTTGATAAGAATGGAATTTTTTCTGCAGATGTAGTCTTGGTTCCATTAGAAGATGGAGATAGAACAATTGCTCTAAAAAAGGCAAAAAAGAAGGTCATAACCTTCGATCTAAACCCTCTGTCTAGAACAGCCCAAACCGCAGATGTCACGATTGTAGATAATGTCACTAGATCCATGAAACTACTTGTTTCTGAATCAAAAAAATCTGGAAGAAAGGTTACATTTGATAACAAAAAAAATCTAAAATCGTCAATTTTAGAAATTCGTAAAAATCTAGAAAGGAGAGCAAAAAATGCCTAA
- a CDS encoding ABC transporter ATP-binding protein, with translation MSDIVLELQNVSRIFGEGDAQVKALDDVSLSIRRGEFVLIVGSSGSGKSTLLNMIGLLDKPTSGKVILDGKETTTLNDGQVSQYRNEKLGFVFQFANLLPDLTVLENVMLPQQIQRSSEDVRQNATDLLIKVGLEDQIHKRSNKISGGQAQRAAIARGLVNRPTIVLADEPTGNLDSVTAGKVVKLAKTMAKELNQTFIIVTHDKHQFPDVDRIITIKDGKAFSEEETTMEITA, from the coding sequence ATGTCTGATATTGTTTTAGAACTACAAAATGTTTCAAGAATATTTGGTGAGGGTGACGCTCAGGTAAAGGCATTAGATGACGTCTCATTAAGTATTAGACGTGGAGAATTTGTTCTAATAGTTGGAAGTTCAGGTTCAGGAAAATCTACATTGCTAAACATGATTGGCCTTCTGGACAAACCAACAAGTGGAAAAGTAATTTTAGATGGAAAAGAAACTACCACTCTAAATGATGGGCAGGTTTCACAATATAGAAATGAAAAATTAGGATTTGTTTTCCAATTTGCTAATTTACTTCCTGATTTGACCGTCTTAGAAAATGTTATGCTTCCACAGCAAATACAGAGAAGTTCTGAGGATGTACGCCAAAATGCAACTGATTTGTTGATTAAAGTTGGATTAGAGGATCAAATCCACAAACGTTCTAACAAAATTTCTGGAGGACAAGCACAAAGGGCTGCAATTGCTAGGGGATTAGTAAATCGCCCAACCATAGTTTTGGCTGACGAACCAACAGGAAATCTTGATTCAGTGACAGCTGGAAAAGTTGTAAAACTAGCAAAAACAATGGCCAAGGAATTGAATCAAACTTTCATAATTGTTACACACGATAAGCACCAATTCCCAGATGTTGACCGAATAATTACAATTAAAGATGGTAAGGCATTCAGTGAAGAAGAAACTACAATGGAGATAACTGCATGA
- a CDS encoding AsnC family transcriptional regulator yields MDILDMKILSRLLNNCRKPDRQIGMELGISGGAVGSRINKMEKLGIIEKFCLKVEPPLLGLNMFYIVVNSQNQKEIIKNVKLAGMPFAIVPCVGGITVIGVIVKEDMQQKIELLQKLMEDVRVMSVFEADNTKITHNLTRTDLEILNELIQDPRKRIEQLSKDTELSTKTINRGLEKLQNNESIQFTLIYDPSKIEGFLCYAVVAMTQEDIPKMLKKFEDEFGEDYLMTPFLAKNQVVLFLYSESIFKMDEMTERVAKVEGTITTELFIPKKIDMPEKWLEKRLETLTKSQTLHLSQVN; encoded by the coding sequence TTGGACATTTTAGACATGAAAATTCTCAGTCGATTACTGAATAATTGCAGGAAACCAGATAGACAAATCGGGATGGAATTAGGAATTTCCGGAGGAGCAGTTGGTTCAAGGATTAACAAAATGGAAAAGTTAGGAATCATAGAAAAATTTTGTCTTAAAGTTGAACCACCACTGTTGGGATTAAACATGTTTTACATTGTAGTAAATAGTCAAAACCAAAAAGAAATTATAAAAAATGTAAAGTTAGCTGGAATGCCATTTGCAATTGTTCCATGTGTTGGTGGAATTACAGTTATTGGTGTAATAGTGAAAGAAGATATGCAACAAAAAATTGAGTTGTTGCAGAAATTAATGGAAGATGTACGTGTGATGTCAGTTTTTGAAGCAGATAATACAAAAATTACACATAATCTTACTAGAACAGATTTAGAAATTCTGAATGAGTTAATACAAGATCCTAGAAAAAGAATTGAGCAGTTATCAAAAGATACTGAATTATCAACAAAAACAATTAACAGAGGATTAGAAAAACTACAAAATAACGAATCAATTCAGTTTACACTCATATATGATCCTAGCAAAATTGAGGGTTTCTTATGTTATGCAGTAGTAGCTATGACACAAGAGGATATTCCAAAAATGCTCAAGAAATTTGAAGATGAGTTTGGAGAAGATTATCTAATGACACCATTCTTAGCAAAAAATCAAGTTGTTCTATTTTTGTATAGTGAAAGTATTTTCAAGATGGATGAAATGACAGAAAGAGTGGCTAAAGTAGAAGGAACTATAACAACTGAATTATTTATTCCAAAAAAAATAGATATGCCTGAAAAATGGTTAGAAAAAAGATTAGAAACGCTAACAAAGTCACAAACATTACATCTTTCTCAGGTAAATTAA
- a CDS encoding ABC transporter permease yields MDYRVNLAARMLANKRGSLIGAVLAVSIGILVIHVNFVIFQGIYDAIIRDMTDYRFGDIFVSHEEEATIERSHVVYTNWFERVPLVQSATPRLSGSADIEFRSMGKFNEEFDVPVVGVEPVSDILASKIHTTISEGQYVYARNSIVVGETVAEDLGGVRVGDNLKLIMTNQGGEEESKRFVVTGISKTAGGQGFDTSVIIHIDSLRSLLDRPDESNSIFVKLNEKNPEAALDIRKQFLAAYANDDLKAQTIEESAEATLKGFRSGIAMINLIGYFGMGSSAFAIVTIQMMLVNSKTREIGVMRAIGAKRKDILMVFILQGMIIGAIGAGAGTGIGLAYTTYAKETNMQFGGSLALEVNYNWPKIAETALLAFFLAMLASIYPSYRATKLQPVEAMRNV; encoded by the coding sequence ATGGATTATAGGGTTAATCTAGCAGCTAGAATGCTTGCAAACAAGAGAGGTAGTCTAATTGGTGCTGTTCTTGCTGTATCAATTGGAATTTTAGTAATTCATGTTAATTTTGTAATTTTTCAGGGAATTTATGATGCAATTATTCGTGATATGACTGATTACAGATTTGGTGACATCTTTGTGAGTCATGAAGAAGAAGCAACAATAGAAAGATCTCATGTAGTTTATACAAATTGGTTTGAAAGAGTACCGTTGGTTCAGTCCGCGACACCCCGGCTTTCGGGCAGTGCAGACATAGAATTTAGAAGCATGGGAAAATTTAATGAAGAATTTGATGTTCCAGTAGTAGGTGTAGAACCTGTATCTGATATTCTTGCATCAAAAATTCATACAACAATTAGTGAAGGTCAGTATGTCTATGCTAGAAATTCAATAGTAGTCGGTGAAACTGTTGCAGAAGATCTTGGTGGTGTAAGAGTTGGTGATAATCTTAAATTAATTATGACAAACCAAGGAGGAGAAGAAGAATCAAAAAGATTTGTAGTTACAGGAATTTCTAAAACAGCTGGTGGACAAGGATTTGATACTAGTGTCATAATTCACATTGATAGTTTGAGAAGTCTACTTGATAGACCAGATGAATCAAATTCTATCTTTGTAAAACTTAATGAGAAAAATCCAGAGGCAGCACTTGATATTAGAAAACAATTCCTAGCCGCATATGCAAATGATGATCTAAAAGCGCAAACAATTGAAGAATCTGCTGAGGCAACACTCAAAGGATTCCGTTCTGGAATTGCAATGATTAATCTAATTGGATACTTTGGAATGGGCTCTTCTGCTTTTGCAATTGTTACTATACAAATGATGCTTGTAAATAGTAAAACTAGAGAAATTGGTGTCATGCGTGCAATTGGTGCAAAAAGAAAGGATATTCTAATGGTCTTTATTTTACAAGGAATGATTATTGGTGCAATTGGTGCAGGTGCAGGAACCGGAATAGGATTAGCATATACAACATATGCAAAAGAAACCAATATGCAATTCGGGGGAAGTTTAGCACTTGAGGTAAATTATAACTGGCCAAAAATTGCAGAAACCGCACTTTTAGCCTTTTTCTTAGCAATGCTTGCTTCAATATATCCCTCTTATAGAGCGACTAAACTACAACCAGTGGAGGCTATGAGAAATGTCTGA
- a CDS encoding NUDIX hydrolase, which yields MKKEKLYKGKLFEINAYHMQVEHRKVRREVIEHPGAAAMLAFDEKGKVLLVKQHRFPHGYILEIPAGTLEKGEKPIDCAYREIIEETGYKAKKMTKLVSYFPSVGYNKEEIHIFVASGTKKEFDLKLDNDEFITVVKMDIKRLIGMIKAGKIIDSKTICAVMIYAAKKKLL from the coding sequence ATGAAAAAAGAAAAACTGTACAAAGGAAAATTGTTTGAAATAAATGCATATCATATGCAAGTAGAACATAGAAAAGTTAGACGAGAAGTTATCGAACACCCAGGAGCTGCTGCAATGCTTGCATTTGATGAAAAAGGCAAAGTGCTTTTAGTAAAACAACATAGATTCCCTCACGGATATATTTTAGAAATTCCAGCTGGAACTTTGGAAAAAGGAGAAAAACCGATTGATTGTGCATATAGGGAAATTATAGAAGAAACTGGCTACAAGGCCAAAAAGATGACTAAATTAGTCTCATATTTCCCTTCAGTAGGCTATAACAAAGAGGAAATTCACATTTTTGTTGCATCAGGAACAAAAAAGGAGTTTGACTTGAAACTAGATAATGATGAGTTCATCACAGTTGTAAAAATGGATATTAAAAGATTAATTGGAATGATTAAAGCTGGAAAAATTATTGATTCCAAAACAATTTGTGCAGTAATGATTTATGCTGCAAAGAAAAAATTACTATAA
- the sepF gene encoding cell division protein SepF produces MQKQENTTYLKAITIRDPSDLHSIKEDIKKGMVLILRVTPLAQKDVEKLRKVVEELYVIARNAEADIARLGEERIIVTPPNVKIWKPDYDLK; encoded by the coding sequence ATGCAAAAGCAAGAAAATACAACTTACTTGAAAGCAATTACTATTCGTGATCCAAGCGATTTGCATTCAATTAAAGAGGATATCAAAAAAGGCATGGTGTTAATTTTGAGAGTTACACCATTAGCACAAAAAGATGTTGAAAAATTACGCAAAGTTGTTGAAGAACTCTATGTTATTGCACGCAATGCAGAAGCAGACATTGCAAGATTAGGAGAAGAAAGAATTATTGTGACTCCACCAAATGTAAAAATTTGGAAACCAGATTATGATTTAAAATAA
- the coaBC gene encoding bifunctional phosphopantothenoylcysteine decarboxylase/phosphopantothenate--cysteine ligase CoaBC, with the protein MVKKLPHPSLDIVDSHGTELAGKNIVLCVAGSVAAYKSIELARLLMRHGGNVKCVMSNASTKLIKPDYMKWATGNNVITKLTGDMEHIELADYKRSDLLIVYPSTANTLGKLATGIDDTPISTVLTVAFGSKIPIIMGLAMHRSMYENAAVKKNMNFLRKKIDFVSPQMIEGKAKAPEPEDVLLFVLKKFGGSEKLRGKKILMTAGPTVEKIDSVRVITNQSSGKTGTLLASELISAGAKVTLVYGPGTSEPPKGAKIIRVNSVDEMNKAVKEALKKKFDIAIMTAAASDYVVKNAISSKIKSDKKEINVKLVKAPKIIDIIKNKQKEIFLVGFKAETDISKKELVSRAKKKLKDSKADMIVANDIGRNYNKDPNYNEIIIVDSKSTTKIPRTKKERLSKIICKNIEKRI; encoded by the coding sequence TTGGTTAAAAAATTACCACACCCATCACTTGACATAGTTGATAGCCACGGTACAGAACTTGCTGGAAAAAATATAGTTCTATGTGTTGCAGGTTCAGTTGCAGCATACAAGTCAATTGAACTTGCAAGATTATTGATGAGACATGGGGGAAATGTCAAATGTGTAATGTCAAATGCAAGTACAAAATTAATCAAGCCTGATTATATGAAATGGGCTACAGGAAATAATGTAATTACAAAATTAACTGGAGATATGGAGCACATTGAATTAGCCGATTACAAAAGATCTGATTTACTAATTGTATATCCATCAACTGCAAACACCTTAGGAAAACTAGCAACAGGAATTGATGATACACCAATTTCTACAGTCCTTACTGTTGCATTTGGCTCAAAAATTCCAATAATTATGGGGTTAGCAATGCATCGTTCTATGTATGAAAATGCCGCAGTCAAGAAAAACATGAATTTCTTAAGAAAAAAGATAGATTTTGTATCACCACAAATGATTGAAGGAAAAGCAAAAGCCCCAGAACCTGAAGATGTTCTATTATTTGTTTTAAAGAAATTTGGTGGATCAGAAAAATTGCGTGGTAAGAAAATTCTGATGACAGCAGGACCAACTGTAGAAAAAATAGATTCTGTTCGCGTAATAACAAATCAAAGTTCTGGAAAAACAGGTACCTTGTTGGCATCAGAATTAATTTCTGCAGGAGCCAAAGTTACTCTGGTATATGGCCCAGGAACAAGTGAACCACCAAAAGGTGCAAAGATAATTCGAGTTAATTCAGTTGATGAAATGAATAAAGCGGTAAAAGAGGCTCTAAAGAAAAAATTTGATATTGCAATAATGACAGCTGCTGCATCAGATTATGTAGTCAAAAATGCTATTTCAAGTAAGATAAAAAGTGACAAAAAGGAAATTAATGTGAAACTAGTAAAAGCACCAAAAATTATTGACATTATCAAGAATAAACAAAAGGAGATTTTCCTTGTTGGTTTCAAGGCTGAAACTGATATTTCTAAAAAAGAATTAGTTAGTCGTGCAAAAAAGAAATTAAAAGACTCTAAAGCAGATATGATAGTTGCAAACGATATTGGTCGTAACTATAACAAAGATCCAAATTATAATGAGATAATTATTGTTGACTCTAAAAGTACAACAAAAATTCCAAGAACTAAAAAAGAAAGACTTTCAAAAATAATTTGTAAAAACATTGAAAAAAGAATCTAA